From the Scyliorhinus canicula chromosome 4, sScyCan1.1, whole genome shotgun sequence genome, the window CACGGATCCagccctcccgccgatcggtaggccacgatcccgggccaggccactgtggacgCCCCCGAGggcggatccccccgccccctctccaggACACTCTCCACACGCACCTTCCAggccccgccgtgtgggacctgagtaacccacgcctaCGAGACTCGGCCAAAcctgtcggccactcggcccatcggggcccggagaatcgctggggggggcactgtcaacggcccctgaccagcgcggcGGGAATCCCACGGATTCCCGAGAATTGGcagcggagaatggggaagccagtcggagaatcccggccctgatattTGCATGATCTCACGGTAGTggcaccagccacccccacacaGCTCTGGCAGTGCAAAATCCCCCACCCGCTTGTGTGGACCCCCATGGCAGCTTGTCCCTTAATTCTTCCCATGTAAATTGGTCACcccctgcagtggttcaagaatgtgTGTCAGTACCATCTGCTCAAGGTGTTTAGGGataggcattaaatgctggccctgtCAGTGGCGGCCACAGCTTGTGAAAGGAAAAAACATACCTGCGGTATAGCCAGAGCAGAAAATAAATGATTGATAAACACTTCCCTGATTTCATAGTGGCTCTACATTACTGGAAGCACCGCCCTGCAAGTTTGAAGGAAATTCTTAACCACACACTGAACTAATATTAGAACATTCAACTGACCAACGTTAACTTAGATAGTTCCAACCCGCAGTGTCCAGCATGATGTTTACCATTGGGGTTGTCGCTCGTTTGATTGCACAAATTGTTCTTTTAGGTACGTTTTTAAGTTTAAAACATACGTTTTCTTACATTGTAGCAAGTAAATACAAATTAATTCAATGCAATACGTAAATTGTGCCAGTATGTTATTGAGACAATCCAGCTGATAGTTTTGTTCTGTGCTGTCTGTCCATAGTCTGTGCACTTTCTCTGCCACTGCGATGGACACTGGATTTTTACTCCCTTTACTTGAAATGTTTCAGGTCCAGTCACCTTTGTGAGAGGATCTGAAGTGCGAGGATTCCTGGGACAGTCGATCACACTGCCGTGCAGCTACTCTGTCAGAGTGAATGGTGAAACTAAAATGTGCTGGGGCAGAGGATGGTGCACGAGAACCTACTGTTCAGAGACACTGGTTACAACAAATGGGAAAGCTGTAACTTCAACAATCTCCCCAAAATACCACCTTGATGGTAAAATAGAGGAAGGGGATGTATCGCTCACCGTGGACAATCTGGGTGAAGAAGACGGTGGCAGGTATTGCTGCCGTGTACAGATTCGTGGCCTTTTTAATGATCAGATAGACTATTCAGATCTGCTGATTTTGGAGGGTAAGTCAGTTTAATGTCATTTTTTATCCAGTATACATGCTGCAACCAGATTGATCGTTGATAAATCTGTTGAATTTCAAAGGCTTTGGTAGTTATACTCAAGACACGTGGAGCACAGGGAAGGCAGTCATACCCTCATACGTTTAATATAATGTCAGGGCTCAGTTCCATATTTGTGAGTGCTCTAATAACAGTCAGTCATTGTCCTCTTTGTAATGGGTCAAGGAGGAATAAGCAATGTATTCCCAAGTTTCGGGCCACCTCCAATATTCCCTCTAATTTCCCTTTGATGTGTGGTACATTCCTGAGGGAATGTTGATCACCTCAATCCTGACTGGTGGGCTCAGTAATCCAAAACCTGAACCGTGGGACCGAAATGAATAGTGGAAAGccatgtgggtggcatggtggcacagtggttagcactactgcatcacagcaccagggaccagggttcgattctggccttggctgactgtctgtgtggagtttgcactttcaccccttctgtcttcgtgggtttgctccgctttcctccgacagtccaaaaatgtgctggtgagatgaaaatgaaatgaatgaaaatcgcttattgtcacgagtaggcttcaatgaagttactgtgaaaagcccctagttgccacattccggcgcctgtctggggaggctggtacgggaattgaaccgtgctgctggcctgctttaaaagccagcgatttagccaagtgagctaaatcatggattggtcatgttaaattgcccctcggtatccaaagattttttaaaaatatttttattcaaactagAGCAAACATAAACATGAACACATAATCATGCAAAAATTAAATCAATCCCCACAGTTTGCCATCCTCTCCCTTTTTTTCTCCCcttaacacaccccccccccccccccccccaacctgctggCAACAAATAAGTCCTCAAGCATGGACAAGAACAACCTCCATCTCACcaagaaccaccccccccccccctccaaacatcTACGGGCGAATCTAATCTTTTCCAACTTAAGGAATTCTGTTACATCCCCCAGTCATGCCAACACCCTCGGTGGATCTACCGAATACTACCTCCAGTAGAATTCACCCCCAGGCAATCAGAGTGGTGAAGGCCACTacatcagcccccctcccctccaacagctCTGGCagatccgacaccccaaagatcgccatcaGAGGGCCCGCCGACATCTCCATCGCCACAATTTTCGATAATGCTTCAAAATATTGGACCCCAGAACCCTACCAATCTCGGACATGGccaaaacacgtggacatgattTTCCAGCTCCTCTCCACATCTCTCACACTTATCCTCTACCACTGAAAAGAGCCCCCTCATCCGCGCCGGTGTCAATTGGGCCCTATCCATCACCTTGAACAGTACCAAGCTCATCATAGCACAGGATGGTGTTGCATTTAGCCAGTGCATAATCTCACTCCACACAACCCCATCGCAGCTCCATACCCAGTTTCTCCCCCCActtcctcctcacctcctcaATTTGTGCTTTCCCTGTATCCAGCAGCCATCCATAAATATCTGCAATCTTCCCATCCCCAACTCGTCTGGCAACAGCAGCCTGTACAACAAAGTGTGCACTGGCAACATAAGGAACAAGGGCACCTCTGTCCACACACAATCCAGTAACTGTATATACCTGAACTCCCCCTGCCTTGGCAACTCATATTCCTCCTGTAACTCGCCCAAACTTGCAAACCTTCCTTCCACCCCTTCCGTGCCACCATCTCGCATCCAAATCTGCTGGGGAGAATCGGTGATTCCCGGAAATAGGAGCCAGCCCtgacctacccctcccccacaccaaaaTGCTGCCTTAGCTGGTTCCAGACTGTTAAGGATGAAGCCACCACCAGACTCACGGGTTATCTCGCCGGGGCAAACGGAAGGGGAACTGTAGGCAGAGGCCTCAAACTTACCCCCATACATGACATCTCCTCCACCTGTGCGGCCACTTGTCACCTCAGTTGATGTATAACAagtggctggccttctccccatagagAACCTCCCTCAATCTCCGAAGCTGGCCTGTCGCCTTCCCTGTCATCAACAAATCAAATTCCCCCCCTGCAGATTCTTCCGCTCCGCGAAGATCTCCCAGATCAGGACCATAGAGTTACGCCGGTCGACTTACAAAATTGCATCCACCAATCGCTGcctctccatcctctccaccCTGTCTCTATGGACCTTGTATaggatcacccccctccccctgtaccaccaccttcaaagcctcccaaatCGTGGAGGGCGAGACCTTCGCACTCTGATTGACCTCTACAtactccttttttaaattttagtttaattggtttgcATTTATAATACTATTGCAAGGAAATGACACAATAATACAGAGATATCAACAGAATGGGTATATGTATATTATACAATAGCAAAGTGTAAAagataaaaaacaaaacaatgaaaAGACAATAGGAACTAACACAGATACTGGTACGGGTGCCCCGGCATCAAGCCCCCTGAACTTGGCTATCCCATCTGTGTCGCACCTACTTTGTACCTGTTGCCTCCTGGTATTAAAACATACCAGGTGCGTGTGTGGTGCCAACTGGGTGCACTCTGGTGAAGTTGCACCCATGTGTCTCCCTGCCTTTTGTCCTCTATGGCTCCTCTGCCCTGCTTTCCCTTCACCTAATTGgtgtctctccccctccccgtctccctcccactcctttaccctccccccccggcttctGACCCTCACCCCATTTCCTTTGTTCCGTTGTCCATTcctgccctagtcgccacacccccaATTGGTTGTTGGTTTCAAACAGGTCTTGAACAGGCTGGTGAATTGCTTCCACGTgttgtggaagccttcctccaaATCCCGAaaggagaattttattttttccaatttaaggaattCCGCCAGGTTGGGTGGCACGTCTGCGGCCTTGAGTGGCGCTGCCACTCTCCAGCCGAGTAGGAGTCTCCAGCGGGTGACCAGGTTACTCCTCTCtcgtaaagagttctggctgttctgatacccccgAAGACCAGAacatggggatgaagatcgggaggggTTTGAACAGGAAGAGTAACCTAGGCAGTAGATTCGTCTTGATTGTTTGCACTTCCTCCATCAGACTCGACAGGTTCTATTTCTTGATCTATATCTCGTCATAGGCTATTTGGATACCCAGGTATCAGAATTTAGTTTGGGGCAGCTTGAATGGCAAATTTCCCAGCTCCGATTCCGCCCCTCCTGCGGGCTCATGGGGAATTTTtcgctcttgctcaggttgagtttgtaaacTGAGACGGCTCCGAACTCCCTCAGGAATTCcattattcctcccatgctgGTTATGGGattcgagatatagaggagcaggttaTCCACACACAATGAGAATCTGTGCTctctgaccgccccccccccccccccccccccccccccccccccccggatgcctcTTCACTCCTTCGCTGATCTGACAgcaatggccagtggctcaatggGCATTCCTGcatcgtgcctctgtgcagctggaagtagtcAAAGCTGGTGGTGTTTATCAAAATACTCGCCATGGGAGTGCTCTTCAGTAGTTTCATCCTTGAGGTGAACCTTGACCCAAACCGTAACCGTTCCACTGCCTTCATTTGACTCTGTCAGAcgtcttctctgcatccagggagcTGATCACTTTTGGTTTCTGCACCCTGGGTGGTATCataatcatgttcagcaggcgcctgatgttcgctggtAGTTGTCTGCCCTTGGCAAAGCACGGCTGATCGTCCGCGACTACCTCTGGCACTCAACTCTCCAGTCACCTCGCCAGGGCCTTCACCAGGACTTTGGCGTCAGTGattaggagtgagatgggtctgtatgacacaCACTGGTGGGTCCTTGTCTTTTTTAGGGAACAGTGATATCGAGGCATTTGACAGCGTGGGTAGCAGGGTCTTCATTGATAGCGAGTCATTGAGCATCTCACGCTGGTGCGGGGCCAGTACTGTCTTTCTTATTGAAGTCCACCAGGAACCTGTGTGGACCCGGTGCCTCCCCAACTGCATTGAGTTGATATTCTCCATGATTTCCTACCGCTCGTACTTCCAGACACTGTGACTAGGTTGCCGTTCCTGTGTTTCAGCTGCTTTCTCGGCTGGTTAGCCAgaaggtggctggctttgtctccatgttcataaaatgTCCCTTGTGTCTGGTGgcgttggtgcactgctttcccgatggagagcaggtcaaattccatttgtagctttttcctctttaCGAGTAGTTCCATGTTCGGGGCCATGGAGTACCGCCGATCCCCATCCAACATGGAATCGATTAACTGTTGCTGAGCGGCCCTCTCCTTCCTGTCCCCAAGTGCCCTGTACGCTATTATTGCCCCacttatcactgccttcagtgggaCCTCCCAGattgtgagacctccccattctggtttcaGGATCCATATCCGTCGATGGCTTGTGATATTCTCTTGCAGAACGCCTTGTCGGcgaggagggctgtgtccagcctccatggaggatgctgggcctggcccgtctccaacctcacatcggtgtagtgtggggcgtggtccgaGATTACTATTGCGGAGCATTCAACCCCTAccacccctggaagcaccgattttcccactacaaagaagtaaATGCGGGATTATGCTTTGTGGAGTAGGGAGAAGGACAGccctttctccctcaggtgtttaaacctccatgggtccaccaccaacaccctaccACCCGCCACCACCTGCTCCATAAAGGCGTTTAGCTCACTCGCCATAGCCAATGGTTTCCCTTATTTAGGGCTGGATTTGTCTGTCTgtgaatcctgtacacagttaaagtaccCCCCACCTCCATGATGAGTCGGCGGGAGTCTAAGTCGGGGGTGGTCATGGTCTTCGCCATCCCAATGAGGGATGTATATCTTCACAGGCAccaccagtgccccttccaggacacgaCTGACCATTACATACTGTCCCCCCGGGTCCATCACCATGTTCATCGCTGTAAAGATCGTTCCTTTGCTGAACAGTATGGCCACGCCCCTCACCCTCGTCCCATAGCACGCTTGGTAGCTCTGTCCTATCCAGCTCTTCCTTACCGTCATTCAGTccttctctctcaggtgtgtctcttgaaggaagactatgtcggccctcaggcTTTTTAGATGGGCGAAgtatctggatcttttcaccggacCGTTGAGTCCTctgacattccatgtgaccattctgatggggggtttctgtccccTACACTCCTGTGGGGTCAGCCATACTTACTATGTGGATGTTCCCATGcattctggggtttccctttgtttggtggCCATCCAAGATAGCCGCAATTGCCTTCTTTGTTCCAGCCACCACCATGTGTAATTAGCATTCTACCTCCCCCCTTATCCCCTCCCTCCTAACTATTCCCTGTGCCCCTCTGCCCTTCTTGAACACCCCTTCCATGTGCCCCTGTGGGCTTACCCCCttgcccttctccccctcccccatgtggtgaatgtgtaaccactataattcacactgtacattactgtgtccctgtgggctctgtctgtgagccgttgcacggctctgcccacagggggagatgaggagcatgtacagggctccgccctcggctccacccccttcaggaagtgtaagtgttgcggtcctgcgagtctgccttcagttcagcatagtcgcaggcaggctcagttgtaagccgattaaagccacagtttacttcaactcgtgtctcagagtgaattgatggtcgcatcaccccaTACTTGTTGTTTTATTCTGCCCCCCTTCTGCCAGGCGTTCCCTTCCCTTCCTAGATCTTTAACTTGCAGGTGTGTTTCCTGAAGAAACCCTATCTCCGCCTTCAAACTTTTCACAATCTCCCTATGTCATTTCAGCTGCCCATTCAACCCCTTCACATTCCAAACCCCTTCGCCGGGGGTTTCTGACCATCATCCCAACTGCCATCCCAATCCATCACAAAACCATCTCTGTCCCCATTTTCCTTTCTTGTCCAAGCCCACCGAAAATGTCCGCCTGCTCCCCTCTGCCCTCCCTTCACCCAATCTAACACACCTGCGTCATCAgcattctcccctctccctgcaaccaccacccccccaccccaatctcacTGCACAGATCCCCCCACCCTCAGGTACCtgccgcagcccccacccctacactgctgtGCTCCAGCATACTTGCAAGCGTGGCAACTCCCGTCTGAAGACCAAACCACAGGCCCCCACAGATagctacccctccccccacaatgtctACCCACCTCCAAATTTTGGAAGGGTTCCAGCCCTGACCCACCCCCTCAGctggaccctccccctcccccgaccaaCAGGAGAAAGACACCCAACACAACCCCCCTTAACCATTGTAAGATACCAACAAGGCCAACATGTGAAAAGACAACAAAACATTGGTAAAACATTTTACAAACTTCTCAGAAACCAAAACATCAAGAACATTCCCCCATCAACCCTCCTCCAAACCATGTCCCTTAGTAATGCCTCTTCAGGCATCATCAAATAATATTCCTTCCCCTTAAAAGTCACCCAGGTACAACACACCGGACTGGACCTTATTTTGAAAAAGTACCGCCTTGGCCCGGCTAAAGCTAGTCCGCCGCTTGGCTAGGTTGGCACCAATGTCTTGGTCTATTCGGATCCGCTGACCCTCCCAAGCACTGTCTCTCGTCGTCCTTGCCCACCTCAATATCTGCTCCTTCACCAGGAATCGATGCATTCTCACTATCACTGCCCTCGGTGGCTGCCCTGCTCTCGGCCTCTGCCTTAACAGCCAATGTGCccggtccacctccggggtctccttACAGGCCCCCTCATTCACCAGATTTGCCAACATCTTCAAGACATAGGCCCTCCTtcgtccctccaccccctctggcaGACTCACAATGCACAGATTCTGCCGCTGGACCTATTCTCTTGATCATGTTCATTTTCAGTTCATTAAAGACCGCTCCCCGCAtcgccacctctgcctccaaaatTCGATCACTGTGGTCCGTCAAGGTCTCTGGGTCACAGTTCACGGAACAGCAGGGAGGGATTTTACTTTTGAGTTCTGCAACTAACCCCTTCAAATTGAATTTAACCTGAATTATTTCTTCAGGTTAGTTTTTCACCAGCCTGAATTAATTACAACTCAAAGCAACAAATGTGCATAGTGTGTTCCTGATGATCACATGCATTTCCTGCAATGTGCACTACCCTCTCTTCCCGCCAGTGAGGGGGGCTGGTTGAGATATATTTGGAATAGTATAGCTATGCTTAAATTTTTTAATGAAATCATATTTGCCAAACAAGCAAAGTCAAATGAAAACTATCTGTTGAACCTAAAAAATGAAGAAGTAAATGGGAGGGAGCTGTGCAATCTGCAGTAAAGTGGAATATTTGTTTCCCTGAGCTATCACACATTCCAAGTCAAACATTTCACTTGTCAGCCCCTTTAATGGGCTCTCACAGGGCTGGTGGCAAATCTCCAGCTCCCTTAGGTGGACTTGCTATTGGCAAACTGGGACACTTCAACCAGTGGCCTCCAAAGCCGTGATATTTGGAAGTGGAGAAAAGGCCTACTTTTTGAAACTCCAATCACCACCTCATATTTTCTCCATCTACATAGatagttgtgccgagccatgatcaccctactcaaacctacgtaaccaccctatacccgtaacccaataacccccccttaaccttactttattaggacactacgggcaatttatcatggccaatccacctaacccgcacatctttggactgtgggaggaaaccggagcacccggaggaaacccacgcacacacggggaggacgtgcagactccgcacagacagtgacccagccgggaatcgaacctgggaccctggagctgtgaagcatttatgctaaccaccatgctaccgtgctgcccacctctcTCCACCTGCTGTTCTTTTCCCGGTTGGGTTTCGATTCTCTGCTCGAGTCAGCCATTTCAGTCTCTCTGGTAGCGGAGAGGAACATATTTCTCAGTTTCGCGGTTAAACACTTatggtgagtgtccctttaatgaCAATtgagcagagtaagggtcacctggcttgggggaccaattgggactcagagtgggTAATCACGCCAGAGCTCAGTTCGGCAGGAGACATGTTGGTTGCTAGGTGCAGCCATGAGGCTGCTAAACAAATAAATCCTTTTTGTTTTCACTAATGgactctctgaaagtgcatcattacaagaCCCTTTTCAATGAGATATAACTGATGGTAAAAGGTGGAGCAGTGCAAAGGAaagacacaaaaccataacctgAACCCGAAAGAAATAACACAGGAGATTCGACAGCTGGATGCAGAGAGGGGCTGGTGGCACCCGGTGACATGTTATTGGAATGAGAGCTTTTCAGGAATCCTGATAACTCCAGTGTGCCAGTGGAATGATTGAATCCACCTGGACTTCTGAGCAAATCCAAGCCTAGTGTCCTCGACTTTTTATTTTGTGTGAGAAGCGCAAAGATGTGGAAGCAATGAGGAAATCGAGATTGGGTGGGAacattagggggcagcagggtagcatggtggttagcataaatgcttcacagctccagggtcccaggttcgattcctggctgggtcgctgtctgtgtggagtctgcacgtcctccccctgtgtgcgtgggtttcctccgggtgctccggtttcctcccacagtccaaagatgtgcgggttaggtggattggccatgctaaattgcccgtagtgtcctaataaaaaagtaaggttaaggggggggggggggtgttgggttacgggtatagggtgggtttgagtagggtgatcatggctcggcacaacattgagggccgaagggccttttctgtgctgtactgttctatgttctatgttctatagttccTTAAATCAACAAAATGCTTTTGGTTGCTTTCTGACTGGTCAGTTTGAGGAAGTAAAAGGAAATGTAAAAGTGATAGTGATGTGTCAATAATGGTTTCAACCCTAACACTAAACCTAAGCATAACAATGTTGTTAATAATGGTTTTTAAGGCAACCGAAACCTAACTACAATCTAATCATCGCCCCAAGTATCTTACTGAAACCTCAAGTTTCAGTGGCTTTTATAAATAGCTATATGGGCAGGGATGTGGCGGGATCTGCTGCGGGGAATGTGGTGCATCAGCCAAAGGTTTATTGACTTTTTATAAAAAGAGTTCTTATCGCTTTTGTATCTATCACAACATTGCAAGGAATATCGCAcagtaataaaaataaatttacagtgtgGGTactgacaattaaaaaaaaaagaaaaaaattaggaATATAAGCAGGTATGAATACAAAGGTAATGTATGTACAGTTGCGGGGCCCCAacttaggcccccccccccccaatgatcggTATTAATTTTATACATAATGCCTCCTGATATTAAAACATACAAGGGGCATGTTTGGCGCCACCTGGGCTTACCTTGGTTGTGGCTGTTGTGATTGCACCCATGTGCTTCCTTGCCCTTTGttcccctcccctttcctgcCCGAATCCCATAATCCCATtggtgtcctccccccccccccccccccccacccccggttttCTTCCATTGCTCGTTTCTGTCATGGCCCTTCCATCCCCATTTCCCTTATTAgttgctggtcacaaacaggtcttggTACAGGTTTGTGAATTGTTTCCACATATGGTGAAAGCCTTCCTCGTTGGAGAATTTTATCCTTTCCAATTTAAGGAATTGCGCTAAGTCAGACGGCCAGTAGAGGGCAGCATgtcggcgcagtggttcgcactgcttcctcacggcaccgaggacagggtttcaatcctgaccccaggtcactgtccgtgtggagtttgaatattctctccgtgcctgcatgggtctcacccccacaacccaaaagatgtgcagggtaggtgcattggccatgtttagttgcccctcaattgggaaaaaaagaattggatattctaaaatttaaaaaaacagtcagacggccagtctgcagccttgggtggtgctgttgTTCTGCAGCCGAGCAAGAGTTTCCGGCAGGTGAAGATTAGGGCACCTGCACCTTTACCAGTAAAGCTTTTTGGCTGTTCCTATACGCGAAGACCGCCACTAGTGGGCCTGACTCCATCCTCACGCCCACAACCTTGGGCATGGCCCCAGCAAAGGTGGTCcagtacccgacaagtctgggacaggaccagaatatgtgggtgtggttggccagggcgCTCTGGCACCGTTCGCACTTGTCTTCCAgctccgggaagaacccactcatgtgTGTTCTGGTCAAGTGCGCCCTGTACACTACCTTTGACTCTGTTCGGTTCAGAGCTGCGCATGAGGAGATagaattatcttttttttaaatatggtcggcacgggcttgggcaaacgaagggcctgttcctgtgctgtgcttttctttgttctttgctattTTCAGATTTATATACATTGCGATTCGTGTTTGTTTGCTGCACAGTACCAAAGTTTTTCTTCTGTCTACCTATTTACAGTTTGTTGTCATCTGACTTGGAGTGCTATCCTCCTTACCCCCCTCCCTAGCCCCCACTTCCtaagcccctcccctccctagcCCCCGCCCTGTAGCTTCATCCTCATTCCCACAATCGCCTCggaaaaggctgtccagaacccagcaagtttgggcaGGCCCGaagcatgtgggtgtggttggccggcccACTctgacaccgttcacatttgtcctctacctccCGGAAGAATCTGCTCAGTTGGGttcctccatccgcacccactcTGAGTTGGGTTTgtatacccatcccctcactctttctgctgttgctgcctagtggtaatattgcaggtttggcagtgccaggccacccttaattttcctcctttgcagtgttggcctggggacTCTTGGATTCTTACCTTCCTCACAGATGCCATGATTAAGCTATCCACTttttggaagaaggccttggtGATGAAGATTGGTTTGGATCTAAAGAAGAAGACGACcctcggcagtacgttcattttgatcgtctgcactccccccgccagggagagtgggagtgcgtCCCACcgttgcaggtcctttttgacctccaccaggctggtcaggttccatttgtggatctgtgtccagtctctggctatttggatccccaggcatCGGAATCtattttgggctattttaaaaGTGAGTCCCTCCAACTCTGTCCCTCCCCAATTTGGATTCACTGAGAATGcctcactcttgctcaggttatGCTTGTAACCCGAGAAGGTACCAAACTCTTTCAAGATCTGCATAATGACTTTCAGTCCTCCCTGTGGCTTtgagatgtacaggagcaggtcatccgcataaagtgaaactctgtgctctctgtctc encodes:
- the LOC119965115 gene encoding hepatitis A virus cellular receptor 1 homolog isoform X2 is translated as MMFTIGVVARLIAQIVLLGPVTFVRGSEVRGFLGQSITLPCSYSVRVNGETKMCWGRGWCTRTYCSETLVTTNGKAVTSTISPKYHLDGKIEEGDVSLTVDNLGEEDGGRYCCRVQIRGLFNDQIDYSDLLILEAPSPVMTPPITDVTHTTEHGNKFSSSTNSPSISPTKQNSTQTPHSTVNIRQRNYCHDRNTSIVLKGLRHSPG
- the LOC119965115 gene encoding hepatitis A virus cellular receptor 1 homolog isoform X1, with translation MMFTIGVVARLIAQIVLLGPVTFVRGSEVRGFLGQSITLPCSYSVRVNGETKMCWGRGWCTRTYCSETLVTTNGKAVTSTISPKYHLDGKIEEGDVSLTVDNLGEEDGGRYCCRVQIRGLFNDQIDYSDLLILEAPSPVMTPPITDVTHTTEHGNKFSSSTNSPSISPTKQNSTQTPHSTALEELARSLVGPVLLAFRASVLICFIVITVFLCKWKCKYSTKELLS